Genomic DNA from Anabrus simplex isolate iqAnaSimp1 chromosome 9, ASM4041472v1, whole genome shotgun sequence:
TACTGGTGTGGGGATAACACCAGACCGACGTAGAAGAGGGCAGAGAGAAGATGAAATTGAAGGTCTGGCAGCTGACAGGATTCGCTGGAAGAATCTGTTTGCCGATATGCTACTAAGAATGGGAGGGATTAATTCTAAAAGTAAATGCTTTCCTAGCCTTCCATAACATCCACAAATATTATGAGACACAAGGATTTCTAGACCCTTTCACAGTGGCCGTGTGTGTTGAACATTCGGCGAAAGAGTTCAGTGATTTAAAAGAAAAAGACGAGCTTGTAGTTCTACGGGACAGTTGATATCCTGattatagccatgggacctccagtgatgacgtcactcggctatcacgccccccccccccccctagagaCGAATGCCCAGCAAATAACAACACAATCATGATACGGCGGAAGAAGACATTGGCGAATACTTGTCATGTGGCTGATCAAAACGTTTTTCATTCTACATTATCTTTGTGTTACCTTGATCATTATTTGCAAGTAATGATCTTAGAGATGACAAGAGGTTATTTTTAATCTCGACAATCCTCCTCCTCGTCCCTGACACTGAGATAAGACAGAATTTAAAAGGGCCCTTTCTACCTGAAGAAGGCAGTCAAGTTCAAGATGAAGGTTCTGTCAGTGTTCTTCACCGGGCTCAGCCTGGTCGCAGGTACTCACCTCACAGTTCTCTTGCACTTACCTCTGGGGTTACTCTTACCAATCGCAATAGGTTTTAAGAATGAAGTTCATTAATAAATACCTATTAGCGATATAATGGAATGTGTTACATTATAACGGTAGCAGAATGTACCCGTATTGAGGTGTAAGCTGTCATTTCTAAGTCACTGGTAACGTAATGATTTCAATAAACAACTTTGTGAATTATGTTCCTAAGGATTCTTTGTAAACTGCGTTAGATGTCAATCGTAGAGCTAGGCAGGCGGGTGTTCTGGAACGCGTGCTTCAACATGTAAAAGAGTCATTTCTTGGAGATCAATTAGAGTTAagagttctctcaatttcctcgtgaacgaccggcgactcaaacgttaagctgTACCACTCCCCGCTAATCAGACTTATGTCTGCCTACAGTCGCCTCTGGTGTGAcgaatagcagatggctcttgactaatagcatgcttgctttgtcagcgACAGTTCACGTGGAGTACTTctaaagcgtgccggtcctggtgccagctcgcttgtcaggtctccagtgttgcacagctgcacacagttctgtccagtctcgctgctcgctctcagtgGCTATATAGTTATAACGGAGAGTTGACAATGCTGTGTCTCGATGTGGGGAAATCCTGGCACTtcgcggacaaggaatgtaaacacagccggccggCTAGGATTCAagagcgtgccggtcgttaacgaggaaattgcaagaagtAGTCAAAGAAAACGCATATGGCCTGTTTTCTTCCTAGACAATCTAGTTTTAAGGACACAGCTGGACTTCATTTTGCAACAAGACTAACCATTCGCATATCATTCAAGTTTTAGTAGATAAAACTTGCACAGACAAACAAAGAGTGATTTTATTCCCACCTCCATATTATGGGCGTGGGCAGGCCATCAATTAAActtgtagctctttggccggtgaatGAGAAATTATATTGTGATATTCTGTAATATATTTATCGTTTGTTTCGTAGATTTCATTGTTTATTTAAGTGATAATTTGGCGCAGAAGTGACCTCGATTGCACAGAGCGGGCCCCAGAACAGGCCCACATCCCACTCGCCATAGTTGGTCCCCACTACTTCCCCGTTTGTGCTTTCTAAAGTAACAAAACTAGTTGCATGTGATTGCGATGATTGCGATGGGCGGATGTTCTCTCCCACAATTGGCGGCTACCGAGGAGCCGGTATTGGTGACTTGTCGTCCACCGATGGTAATAGGATCTTCTTGTGCATGCCATGTACTGGGTCTTGTGAGCACTCGATATTCTCCTTTACATCTGTAACCTGTGAATTATGACACAACCTGAATGTTACTCTGTTACAGTCTTCTCTCATCCCACGGAGACCCCACGCTTCATGTTGATGCCAGACGGTGACGGCAAACTGCATCTCGTGGATCTTGAACAGACTGAAGAAGTACGTGCCATCAACCCCGTCACAGATATAAAGCTGCTGGTCTACACCAGGTGAGTAATGCTAATACAGTAGAACTGTAATTGTACAATGTAGTGTAGTTTGGTAAAACAACAGGCTTCGTAGACTCAGCCATgctgagttttgattaattttgtcgggtaaacaccgaatgttcACCGGAGACCTGTAAGGACGACATTGTACAAAGAGTAGCGGTTGGATATTTCTTTTCTCCCTTCAAGAACTGTCAGGTCTGTAACCTACCATAGATCTGCAGCTTAATCGttataatgaaaataatatattcttGACACACAATATAATAAGATTGGACATTACAGGATTAATGAGGAAATTTTGATCAGCACTATTTTATAAATTACTGTCCACTATTAAGAGTGAACGAGTAAGTAGGTGGAAAGAAGTCACATTTACATTATCCTCTTACTAGGCCAAGTTGTTTacaaaataatactgtatttatcAATGAAGATTGATCCCTCATGTTGTGTGTTCTTCAACAGAAACAACCCTACTTCACCGCAGTACATCAGAATCGAAAATAATGAGGTTGCCAGCAACTTCAATCCCAGTGCGCAGACGAGGATCGTTTCCCATGGATGGAATAATGGAGCATCGAATATGGATCACATCCGAGCAGGTACAAATTCTTGTTGATAGTACGACTAGGGTTATGAAACAATTTAGGATCTTATTACGTAGGGAAACTTGTTGCGTGTAACTAGTTGACGAAAATGTTGAGTTGGGCTTTCAGATCTACAGTATTTCCCAAGTTCTCCCGTATTTTAGCCTTATTTATTCAAGTGTCCCGTAAACTGTATTTTAGGGCATATGGATCTGACGTATTTCCCAAGTTCTCCCGTACTTCAACCTTATTTATTCAAGTATTTAGAAAGAAATCTGCCGTAAAATGTTCTGTATTTAAAAAAAGTTACGTACAGAATTGCTGAACTGCAACAAAGGATTAAAACTATATATCTTGTCGATAACTGATAGCAAATTCCATTCTAAAACTACGACGTTTAACAGCTCATTACGAGCTTCCAGTTCCGATCAGATGTTTGTAAATATAAGATCAATGTACCTGAAAGTGTTTTGTCAGAAATGTGTGACCATaattcagaagagagcctaaatCAAATAGAGTTTGTGTACCTAATTTAGAAAAACTCTTGTGTTTTGTTATAAGCATTCCAGGTTCAAATGCTCATCCTAAAAGATTGTTTTCATTACTGaatcacaaaaaataaataaataggtagatGATTTATTTTAATGGAAAAGTTAGGGATAAGTctacctctgtggtatagtggtcagtgatattcgggttcgattcctggctctgccacgaaatttgaaaactggtacgagagaTTGAACAGAGTCTATTCAgcatcgggaagtcaactgagttgaagttgtgttccgtggtttcccacttctcctccaggcaaatgccgatatggttcctaacttaaggctacggtcacttccttccctcttccttgcctatccctttcgatCTCCCTCCTTCCTCCCCAAACATAGCAGCTGAGGCTCCTTAGTGAGGTattagtcctcctccccagctgtatcccccagaTCTAAAACTCACGCTCctggacagtgcccttgaggcagtagaggtgggatccctcgctgagtccgagcgaaaacccaacccgggagggtaaacggattaagtaaagaaagaaagaaagaaagaaagaaagaaagaaagaaagaaagggacaGTAACAAGTGAATTCATAAGAATCAAGAAAAACTGGGAACTGTTGTGCTCTCTTTCTGTTCATTAAATATCTACACAACATACAAAAGGAAAGCACATTTTGCTTTCTAAttttaataataaagtaataccTACGAAGAATATATGGAAAgtaaaattataataatgataataatattaataataatccagGTAATCGTgccattatttacaatttagtattGAAAACTCGATTAGTTCTAACATTAGTACCGTATTACAGCCATGGGCGAAAAATATTACTAGCAAAAGGTTTGGGAGAAAAATTACTTTAACTGGAAACTACAGCTGAGTACTATTACTGTTCTACAGTTACTTTCAATAACAGTAACGATGATGACAGTATGATaattatttgaagaagaagaagaaggactgcAGTCGTTCTACGAGTCAGATGCAAAAAATAAAGAGTTCTCTTGAACTCATAAAATCAGAGTTACAAGTTGTCGCAAAATTCAGCaattcttgtaaaaaaaaaattttaattccAGTTCTCATTTTGTTAAAGCAGCAAAGTCAAGTTCTCGGTTTTCAAATTTCTCTTATTTTTCTTCCTAATctattaatccgtttaccatccagggttggtttttctttcggtttcagcgatgaatcttacctctactgcctcaagagcagtgtcctggaaggtgagacattgggtcgttgggatacaactgggaaggaagaccagtacctctccaaggcggcctcacgtgctatgttgaacaggggccttgtggggagatggaaagactggaagggatagacaaggaggaggaaggaagtggccgtggccttaagttaggtaccatcccgacatttgcctggaggagaaatgggaaaccacggaaaaacactttgaagatggctgaggtgggaatcgaaccccctctactcaattgacttcctgaggctgagtggacaccgttacagccctcgtaccactttttcaaatttcgtgggaatcgaacccggacctccgagggaggcagctgatcacactaagtactacaccacagtccggctctatggctaaatggtcagcgtgctggcgtttggtgacggaggcccagggttcgattcccggcagagttgggaattttaaccgtaattggttaattccgctgtcaaGGGGCTAggtatacgtgtcgtcttcatcatcatttcatccttatcatgacacgcagatagcctacgggcgtcaaatcaaactaCCTgcgtctggtgagccgaacttgtcctcggacactcccagcactaaaaaaaaGACTAagaaacattgatatcggaatcagaaatatgtttttgaagatctttttctggagcatggcattgtatggaagtgaaacatggacaagaaTAGCTCATTTGATaccatataaatatatatatttacaatttgctttacgtcgcaccgacacagataggtcttacggcgacgatgggacagggaaggactaggaatatgaaggaggcggccgtggccttaattaaggtacagccccagcatttgcctggtgtgaaaatgggaaaccacggaaaaccattttcagggctgcagacggtggggttcgaacctactatctcccgaatacaggatactggccgcacttaagcgactgcagctatcgagctcggtgagctatTTTCTCACGATATCGATAAAAGAAAGCAGGAACAGAAACACACTAAATCTACTTTAGATTTTCGGATACTTAATCTGAGATAAATACGAAGTATGAGACAAAAATTGGAAAATGTGCagacaaaattatattttatttgtatagatgtaTTTGTTGATAGCATGATGTATTTGATCAAGTTTGATGTACAATACTATAATGTTTCTTATGTTTACGTAGCCTACATGGCGGACAGCAGTACCAACTACAATGTCATCCTGGTGGACTGGTCAGGACTTGCGAATACACTTTATACTACCGCCAAGTCCAACGCGCTGCAAGTAGGAGAATACATAGCGAAGGTGGTTACCTATCTGATACAGAAGAAAGGGGCAAATGCCAATAATATTCGACTGGTGGGACACAGCCTTGGAGCACAACTGTCGGGTGTGGCCGGTAACAGGCTAGGAGGAATTCTGCCCATGATAACAGGTAAGAATGATAAAATACCTACATCAGAAGATAGCGTTCATCAAGAtgatcatcatcctcatcatcattataCACATAGATTTATTTGGAAAATATGAACTGTCGGTGCTCCTTGGCGTTTCAGGACGTCCCGATGCTATTCAagtaataataattggttttacgtAGACTAATAAATGTATACTGTTATAACTTACTATTTTTTCAAACGTGTTTTAACCATTCATTTCAAAATAATATTATACATAATAATGTGCTCCAGATTGTCCTAGTTCAGAGGTCGGCTGCCATGGTGAGTTTCCTCCATTTCTGTCTCTCATGTCCTATTCCCGAAGTCCTTTCTCCTTTAAATCATCCACGGTGCCGTCCCTCCACCTCATCTTCTGTCTTTCTCTTGATCGTCTTCCTGTTACCGGTTTATCTCATGCTCTCTTCACAGCCTCAGTTTCCTCCTTCTTTACGACAAGTTCATACCACCTCAATCGATTTCCCTTTGTCTTTTCTGTTATGATAGTCATTCCAGCTCTTCGTCGATTATCTTAATTTCTTAGTCCTTTTCTCAATGATACCTTCTCAATTACAATAAACTCCCTTTACAACTATTCAAGGGGTTGTGACAAAACCACGTATTAAGCACACTGTATACAGgctgaagccgaactccaccgacaaactttcggaggtagttcagggataccttctgagtatattggtataaggaacccgtggtctccggtggcttgtTACAATGTAATACcgtgacgaatagaatacctataGTTGGACCCACGAGAGTTGAAGCCTGTCATTTgggcggcgaaagcagtaactacgaagtacgctgcgttgtcatagttacctcaatctgcggcatgTCACCCTTTCATGCAGGCTGAATATTTCATCatctatgttggcctaatgcaattcaataaactttgacccgttcctaagctcgtgctaataactccggcatttaagacagaacacgtcattgccgataactGAGATTTTCTATTCActtaactgacaataacctcaagaaatgcgcatgttaaatagagaatagaactgtacgactagccactgattaacttaaaaaacgaacaacaaaataatattcaggaaaccaaCACTTACCAGCAAcaactatactccgtacggctctacttctaaattgacgttttggcagattttggctctgtctggtggttatgcgctgaagcatagacatccaaccaatcccaagctgtcattcatatcgatttatatcggcagagcgcgatctcgaaacttagttgccaactctaatatttacattcaccacgtggttaacctatctcgctcaacgTGTGTGCTTTTCGggacggttcgcgatcttttgcatttcccttcagtaattagtgtgtttttcatattgttggaaggctccagtgactctgagatcagtagagtgttccctttgtaggccataacctccttcctgtgccagccattggcggcgagtgatgtgttatttcaACATTCCCTTTTATTCATAATAATATATTCTcctttagtgtcagatgttgttagtaagtgtagtttttgtgaatttgttttcaatccatattcattagtttttctgagtacgatattacattttacaagggcgttttaccgcggtcgtattacaccagctgttctcgcgggcgtagcgcgctggcaacagaggaaaggcgatgctcatttgttttgcgaaacttcaatttagaagtaaggccgtgcggagtataacacagttaacacagtactactccgaataatatcacaaaagggactgagagcaagccaacccacgtggcgatagcgtccttaaatgtggcatctctgttatggttgccatagcaacagaccattttcgagtagcgttagtcaactttttctcgccggtggcgctaaacgtcagacttcaactctcgtcgGCCCAACTATAGAGAGATCATTCATGGAGTTCAAGCGCGCTCTCGTAGAGCGGTTGTAGTGGAGCCAATCACCAATGCTACACTGtcagctgttttttttttgctagttgttttacgtcgcaccgacacagataggtcttacggcgacgatgggacaggaaagggctaggagtgggaaggaagcggccgtatccttaattaaggtacagccccagcatttgcctggtgtgaaaatgggaaaccacggaaaaccattttcagggctgccgacagtggggttcgaacctactatttcccgaatactggatactggcgcacttaagcgactgcacctatcgagctcggtggtcagctgttttagtggaggttacaccgatacgcaaataaccaaatacaacacccaattgtttagacttatgaataatattgtcggtgagttgtaaataatattctcagcccccagctgctgaagttagccaatcaggtcgcttcgcgggcgaattcaagagggctttacgaggcggtgttggtaaatctgcacgtgacttggtcgggcttgagagccatgtcgagaaacgagcatcaaacactaacacaccgtgggtttcagccaaagCCGCCGTAGTGTTCCTGCTATGGCGCAAGTCTATCAGCAGGGAGGACTTTGGTCAAGTCCCTCCCTTGGAGAAGTTtaattggcgctctcaagccgatcATAGGCCACGTGTacatttagcaacaccacctctcaaagcccatctgaagttgcCCGCGAagtctgattggctaatttcagcagctgataaaaatgacaacgatgcgaggtatcgaattatttttttctaaTTAGTTATCTGTATGACCAAACCGTTAACGTTTCATATATTTGGTTCACGTCGTTTCAGACCACTCCGTACAGTGTTTTTAATACGTGGCTTTTTCACAACCCCTTGAACAGTTGTAAAGAGAGTTTATAATTGATAACTGACAATTTTTCTTTCAACAATAAATTAAGATTGTAATTTCCTTTTCTCCAGGTCTGGATCCAGCTGCTCCTCTCTTCGGTTCTGAATCACTGGCAAATCGCTTGGACAGCACGGATGCCAAGTTCGTCCAGGTCATCCACACGTGTGCAGGATTACTGGGATGGAAAGATCCCATGGGACACGTGGATTTCTACCCGAACAAGGGAGAACCCATCCAGCCAGGTTGTGGAGTAGACCTAGGAGGTGAGTATTTTATTCAGTGGCGTGAGGTGAACACGTTCGTTACGCCAGCTGCAAGAAAATTAAATAGTCGAAGCTCCACCTCATTCCCATTTACAAATTGGTATTCACAGCACCATCATAACAGAActtacagcagattttaaacaatgtactcacagtttcacccggtgacgcttcgaAATCGCACGGCCATGATTTTCACAGAAATATAATGGGACTTACCTTTTGTTCCTTAACTTAAAAAACCTAACCTAAACTGAGTGAGGAAAAGTTAGCAGGTGTTTTACCGTAGCCGAAGTTTTACAATTGCACTTGCTTACTGTGTGTAGACACAGCGACAACAGACGTGGAAATATATTCTTCACGAAGAAAAACACTGCTTATATtgacgaagaatgccacagaacttcaTTTATAATCCACAAAGGACATTACAAAAATTCACAATCCCAATCACCATTACAGTAAACTCACGAGTACacagcaaccaaatacaaaattcttgtacttCGCGCTTGGGTCTGCGTTCACTGTCCATGCTGGGAAACCAAAATATTTTTCTGCGTGCATGAAAAACATCCTCTACACGTGCAATCAGTGAAGAGATCCTAAAAAcgttatacatgccgaaatccaaaaataaaatacatactctTATTAAAATTGATTTCAATGTACACGTGGTTATACTGTTAACACACTGAACTTTTTCTAGTAGCCACTTGTGTGTGGCGTTAACTATTGCAACTAATTTGTAGCGTGACTCTACCTTTCCCTAGCTAGCTAGTCTGCCGCCATAAGACACTGTGAACCTCCAGGTAGGTCCACACCCAGCCTCACAAGGACAAGATGGCTTGAAATGCATGCGTTAATTCAACAACTTTAATTCCACTAGGTTAGCTCTCTTTCGCCCCTGATAGGAATCCTAGCTCACTGGAGAGAACTGGACTGAAGGCCATTCAGCATTTATTTTTCACTATATTTCAGGAAATATATTACACATTTAAGAACAATAGTATAACATTCATCACAAATTAATTTCAGTTTTAAGTGAGTGTAAATAAAGCCAACATTTTTTTCTGTTAAAGTGAAAGCGTCTCCTAGGTACTGAACAACATAACATCAACAAAAGGGAACGATATTTAACCTATATTTTACTTATACGAATTCATTCTAAACTATGGGCCTTTTAAGATTTACCACCCGCGACTGTCTGCTGGAATGATCAAATCGCCAGTCCGGTATTTCAGAGCGGATAGAAGTAGAGAGAAAATAAACTGGAAGAGGAAGGAAATTTCTTTTAAATGCTTTTCCGCAATACACCGAagttaacaatcaatcaatcaatcaatcaatcaatcaatcaatcaatcaatcaatcaatcaatcaatcaatcaatcaatcaatcaatcaatcaatcaatcaatcaatcaatcaatcaatcaatcaatcaatcagtcaatcaatcatcacagatctgcatttagggcagtcatccaggtggcagattctctatctgttgtttacctcgtcttttcataaataattgcaaataatttggaagtgtattgaacatctcccttggtaaatcattccaatccccaactcctcttcctttaaatgtatattttccccaatttatacttttatttacaatttgtttacattacaccgaaacagataggtcttacggcgacgatgggacaggaaggatagggagtgggaagaaagcgaccgtggccttaattaaggtacagcctcggcattttccttgtgtgaaaatgggaaacgacgaaaaacttcttcagggctgccaagtgctgacagtggagttcgaacccactctctcccgaacgcaaggtgatagctacgtgtcccaaacAACGTAGCCGCTTGCTCGGTATACACCGATGTTAATACCTCGGTACGAAACCAAGCAAAGGATTCTCTGGCAGTTAATAGCGTGAAGACCTCTAGATGGTAGGCAAACTAGAAGCAGTACGAGGATCTCGCAGGATCTATGAGAGCAATCGTTGTCGACAATGTCACGTCTTAGGTTACCGCTCATAAAACGAAACCCTAATAGTAATGCCAGACACCACTACATTCGTTCCATCCGGAACAAAACTTTGAAAGATTCCAATATTATTGTCCATAAAAGAGCTGACGACGTCTTCACAACTGGCAGCTCTCGTCCAATGGACATCATCACCTTcgacaaaataaaatataataaatcatgTATACAATCGATCCAGTCATCTGATTTGAGACTGATGCGACAGAGCCAGTGGAATTCGACCAAGAGCTAAAGGACAGATACAGCTCATGTAATCCCCACAGTCTTTAATAGATATCAAGAAGTTGCTGAAATAATGGTCGAAGCCAGAGAAACGATTACGTTTTCCTTTATCGAATTCTGCTGCAGACTCAAAATCAGAGCAAGGATGTCACCCATATTGTTGCCTTCACAGCACTGAAGGGATCCATCAGGATACTAAGCCACCATTTAAATTCCTCACGATAATGCATTCAATGTGCCGCAAATCATGTCTCATTTTTAGTTTCCTTTGTTCATAATTATTCATAACTGCTGTAGGTTATTTGTAAATTTActatatctgaagccatctctttcagTTTCGAATTTtgaacaaatacatttacatatgtTCTCAGGTGCATGCAGTCACGGCCGATCACACCAGTATTTCGCCGAATCCATCACAACCAACAAGGGCTTTAGGGGATATAAGTGTTCCAACTGGAACAACTACAATAGCGGCAACTGTAACCAAAACCAGCAGGCTATGATGGGAGAGAAGGTATCTCACAGGTAAGACAAAAGAAGTCTGGCATTGGAGACAAATTCGGAAGTTACACTTTTTTAATGCATTCATTAGAAGTTAGTTATCCTTCATGTTTTtatattaaaaccaaaccaaagcccatggctttctagaccggggtcgctatctcaacgtcagatagttcctcaagtgtaatcacgtatgctgagtggacctcgaaccagccctcagatccaggtaaaaatctctgatctggctgagaatcgaacccgggtcctccgggtaagaa
This window encodes:
- the LOC136880941 gene encoding pancreatic triacylglycerol lipase yields the protein MKVLSVFFTGLSLVAVFSHPTETPRFMLMPDGDGKLHLVDLEQTEEVRAINPVTDIKLLVYTRNNPTSPQYIRIENNEVASNFNPSAQTRIVSHGWNNGASNMDHIRAAYMADSSTNYNVILVDWSGLANTLYTTAKSNALQVGEYIAKVVTYLIQKKGANANNIRLVGHSLGAQLSGVAGNRLGGILPMITGLDPAAPLFGSESLANRLDSTDAKFVQVIHTCAGLLGWKDPMGHVDFYPNKGEPIQPGCGVDLGGACSHGRSHQYFAESITTNKGFRGYKCSNWNNYNSGNCNQNQQAMMGEKVSHSVSGSFYLKTANSSPYALG